A window of Rufibacter tibetensis genomic DNA:
TTTGCCCGCGCCTTGGCAATGTCCGGTGGCAGCTCCGGCACGCATTACCTGCCGCACTTTTCCAAGGCCCAACGGCTGCGGATAGCCCTCCAGAACAAAAACCCGGAGGAAGACATCAAGACCATCTTTTCTGTTTTCTCCAGGACCTCCGGTGACTCGGATGCCAACGCCCGGATGAGCTCAACCGAATATGTGGAGCGTCGGGAGGAGTCGGCTGTATCAGCCTATGCCTACGAGAAAATGAACCAGAAAAAGAAAATCCAGACGGCCCTAAACTACTACAAGATTGCCGATGAGATGACGGGGCAAAGTATCGAGATGAACGCTACCCTGAAAAATCCCGGTCGGTATTCCATGACGGAAGGAGAGCGGATGGCCATGATACATGCCTCGAATGAGAACATGGTTCGGGCGATGCAGTTGCGGCAGGAGGCCGACAGGCTGATCTCGGAGAGTACCCAAAAAGGACCTGCCCACATCGCCGCCGAAAGGGTGTACACGGACCTTCTCGCCCAAAAGCAGCTGATCGATTTGGAAAGTAGAAGCAAAGCGTATTAAGATGGGGAAAGACATTCACCTGCCTCTTAACAGCAATGGGGATTGCCCTTTATTCCCGGCACTGGCCACCGGTGCGTTCTACATGGCCTCCTGGACCAGCCTTGTAGGACGCCAGTAAAAAATACAGGAACTCAGTCTCCCCACTTTCCTCACCCATAAGGCTTCACCTATTGGTTTACAGAATTATAGATAATTGGACGCAAGGGTAAGTACCGAATCCTAACTGCTCGCTTGTTTGTGGCCCTTTAGTTATTCTGAATGGGGAGAGTGGCTACTTCTTCATGCAATTGGGAAGTGGCACTTATCAACGAAATGGAACAAAGGATATAAAGAAGGGAGGTGATCAGAAATCTTAGCTAAGGGCGCATGAGAGAACTGAAGGTGACCAGTACGTGTGGAACCAGGTTTCGCTGGCCTCCACAGACAAGAAGAGGCTGCTGCTCAACCATAGTAGCTTGGATGGATTGACTGACCGCCTTTAACTTCCCTCAGATTACGATACCATTCAAGTAAGGGTCTCCTTTAAACAGTATCCTGGAGAGGAGTGCGCAGGAAAACCATTTCACGCTTAACTAAAAATAACATTGTATATAGAAGAAATGAATAGCATACCATATCAAGCAGACAGATTGAATTTTAGGGAAATGTTAGAGCCTATCATTAGCTCTGCTACCTGCTGGATGATATTATTCTTTATGGGAATCTGGATATTAATAAAGATTATAAAAAAGGACAAAAAGAGAATAGTATCAAGCATTTCAATGTATGACCCTTCTTCTCTTACATTCCTAACAACTATCCCATCTAAACCCATAGCTAAAATCGATTACTCTATTACCCCAGCAGACCCGAGATTTCAAACATTGCCTTGGGAGTATAAGGAAGCATTGTATGTAAACCGGATTAACCAATTGACCAAAAAGTGCCGGAAATTGCAGGAACAGTTGAATGCGGCTCGAATCAAGTAGGTATTTCCTCCTCTTTACCTGTAAGCGAATAAAAAAATATACTATTTTACCGTTTGCTCCATAAATGGGGTGCATATAGCCAATTTGTTGGGCCTTGCTCCAGCGGTTCATACCGCAGGGCAGGGCTTAGGGATACTATCGGTAACCGGGCAGACAATCTGCCGCCAACCCATTATCCTTTAGCCCTCTTGAACAAGACAGAGCAAAAACAGTGTGGACAAGTGCATTTCGGGCAGTGGGATAGAATCGCAGAAAGCTGTTTACCTTTAATTTCCCAAATGACAAAAAAAGGGCTACAGGAGCCCTTCGTCTGCCATGGAGAGGTACCCCCACTGGTCAGGATGATGTGATCAAGGATGGCAATATTCAGCAAGGCACCTCCTTCTTTCACCTTTTTGGTCAGCTGGATGTCGGCCGGGCTGGGCTGCCTGTTTCCTGAAGGATGGTTATGGCAAAGGATCACCCCACTCGCGCAGGCCTTTATCGTTGACACGAAGATGAGCTTTGGATCAGCTACCGTCCCCGCAATGCCTCCACTGGAGAGTTCGTATGTACCCAGTACCTGTTTGGCCCTGTTGAGAAGTAATACTTTAAAATGTTCTACGAGCTCCAGCTTCCCTGGGTCCCAGTTTTTCAGCAAGAGGTCGTAGGTGTCTTCCGAGCAGGTGATCTTCGCGCGCGGGGAGGCTTTCACTTTGGAACGATAAGTCAATCTCTCTTCGGCTACTCGGAAAGGGGCAGAGCTTCCAGGGCTTTTTTTCCATAATCGCTCTAAGGTTAAGGTGGGACATTGATTATGTTGCCCGGTCAAGCCTGCGGAACGTACTACCTTGGCGGTGAGAGGACCCTTGTCCGGGCCGGAGGCTAACTTTGCGCCAGAGGGATGTCTTACGTTATAGGTTTCTCGGAGCGAAACACCCAAATGAAATAACCCATAAACAAGATGTAATCTTATGTCTGTTCACTATATGTAAGTTAAATATTTAACATGTTAACTTGTTAATTTATATACAAAATGCAAAGCTAATATACATGGATATCAAGGATTTGGCTAGGGGATTGATATTAATGATAGTAACTGAAGTAGGACATACAAATAAACCTTTTAAAAGACCTTCATTAAGTCTTATCGGAATCCGCATCGCGCTCCAAAATTGAGAGGTTCAATGTTTGGGTACCCCATAGAAAACAGGCCGAAGTATAGTGATCTTAATTATAGCCGAAGTTTAGAAGCCATTTTCTTTCTTTAATTCTACTCCTCTTCTGACCCTTTTATTTTTCTTTTAAACTTACTTATAGCTGGGAAACGACTTATCAGGATTTATCTTAAGCTTCTAATAATGAAGTATTACTTTAATTCAAGTATTCCTTTATAAACTTTACTTCAATTAATACTTTAATTGTAAGCATACCTTTCTACCAATGAGCACCTACTAACAACATAATAAAAAATTAAGTTAAAGTAAAACTTTAAAGAAGGTTCAAGTATAGGTAACACTTTCAACACCCACTAGCTCCATCCTTAAGGGAGATAAGCCTTAGCATCGATAGGGTTGAACCACCATAAAGGACCTACAGTTCTAGTATATATGTTTGTCGAAACAATTACATGCTGTGGCAGTATGCTTTGAAAAAATCAAGGTCTACCCAGTACTAGATTTGATTTCTTTCTCTTTTACTAATCAGAGCATAAATGCAGAAGGGCTTCAATATAGTTGGTCGCCAGATAGGAACAATACAAAACTGTAAATGCGCAAAGTTTGACGCACCTATTCTAACTTACATAGTACCACAAACTCCACTTTACTGCTAATTCTAGCAAATTACTGTGGGTAGATCATAGGCTAAGAACAGGATGATGCTTGCGATGTATAAAGTAGTATCTGTAAGTAGACTTGTCAGAAAGGTGGACCCCAGAAGATTGATATCAGTAGACCCAAAGCCATATATAGACTGAGCGGATCTTACCTAAGTTTAACATAACATTCAATTATAAAACTATAAGTAATGATATGTTAATTTGGAGCCAGATTTGAATTGCGTTCCGCTGCCGCAGCTTAGAGGCTTTTTTTCATTATGCGCTCCTGATTGCCGTGGTAACCTGGAGCCGTCAGTTGAATGACTGTCGAAACTCCAGAGGTGACATTTCGGTTTTCTTTTTGAAAAGTGTACTGAATGACTGGGCATATTCAAAGCCCAAAGCATAAGCGATCTCACTCACCGATAAATTGGTAGTGGATAGTTTTTCTTTTGCTTTTTCGATCAACTTCTCGTGGATATGTTGTTGCGTGTTTTGTCCGGTATGCAGGCGCAGGAAATCGCTTAGATAGTTGGGCGACAGGTTCATGCGTTCCGCAATACGTTGCACCGTCAAAAGCCCCTGTTGCATGGCAGTATCGGTATTAAAATACTCCTCAACAAGAAGTTCAAATTTCGTAAGCAGTTGATGGTTGTGGTTTTTGCGGGTGATGAACTGTCGCTCGTAAAAGCGGTTGGAATAGTTGAGCAGCAATTCAATTTGCGATAGAATAATTTCCTGTGTGTGTTTATCGATACGCAGGCATTCTTTGTCGATCTTGCTGAGAATATCAATAAGATCGGCTTCTTCTTCGGCGGAAAGATGCAGCGCCTCGTGGACCGCATAAGAGAAGAAACCATAACTGTAAATGGTGCTTGCCAATGAATGGGTAAGCAAAAAATCCGGATGGAAGATGAGCAGATAGCCCGATCCGCATTCCATATGCTGCAGATCCAGATACTGCACCTGATTGGGTGCCGTAAAACTTAATACCCCGTTATCGTAATCGTAGTGTTGCTGACCATACCTTATTTTACCCTTGGCTTCTCTTTTTAAGGCTACGCAATAGAACCGGTTTACAAAACCTTTCCAAACCTTGTCTTCCAGGAAAACGCTTTCTGCCAGGTCAATGACACTCACCAGCGGATGGCGGGGTTCGGGCAAAGACAATAACCGGTGAAACTCTGAAACAGAATTAATGGCGTTCATTACACTACTTTAAATAACACAATCTATAAAATAACGGCTGCATTTTAAAAAAATGCAGCCGCGGAGAGATAATCAATCAATCAATCAATAAGCCCCATGCTGAACTCATCGTATGGTTTACCGGTGTCAGTACCTAACGGCACAATACCTTCCAGACTAGACAGGTCTTCTCCGCTTAGTTGAATAGCGGTGGCCGCTATATTCTGCTCCAGGTATTTTCTCCGTTTGGTGCCTGGAATGGGTACAATGTCCTTGGCCATGATCCAGGCCAATGCCAACTGGGAAGGAGTAACGTTTTTTTCCCTCGCCAAGGTCTCAATCGCTTTGACTAACTCTAAATTTTTAGGGAAGTGGGCTTCCTGAAAGCGGGGGATTGCCCGGCGGAAATCATTCTCCGGCAGATCATCCATGGTACGGATCTGCCCGGATAAAAACCCGCGGCCTAGCGGTGAGTAGGCCACGAAACCTATTCCCAGCTCATGTAAGGTTTGCAGAATGCCCCGTTCTTCCACTGTACGCTCAAACAACGAATATTCACTTTGTACTGCCGTGATCGGGTGAACCGCATGCGCTCTTTTTACCGTTTCCGAGGAAACTTCTGATAAGCCGATATAACCCACTTTCCCTTCTTTCACCAGCTCGCCCATCGCGGCAACCGTTTCTTCGATGGGCGTGTCTTTATCAAGCCGGTGCAGGTAATACAAGTCTATATAATCGGTGTTAAGGTTTTTAAGGGAACGCTCCAACGCTTTTTTTACATATTCCCTTTTGCCATTGATGGCCCAGGTTACCTTGTTGTTATCGCCTATTTCCCATCCGAATTTGGTCGCGACAATGTAACTGCTGCGGTTGCCCTTGATAGCTTTCGCGATAAGCTGCTCATTCTTTAATGGGCCATACAAGTCTGCCGTGTCTAAAAAGTTGCCGCCTAACTCAAGGGATCGGTGGATGGTGGCGAAGGCTTCCTGCTCGTCTGCCTCCCCGTACATGTTTGCTTCCTCGAAGCCGGTCATACCCATACACCCCAGACCGATACTTGGCACAAGCAAACCCTGGCTTCCCAAGGTTACTTTCTTTATTTCCATAATGCTGTTTTTCATAGGCCAAAGATCGCCAAGGTTATATTACTGGCTGTATGCAAAGCCCTGAACCTTGTAGGCAAATCAAGGGTAATGTTACATGTGGGGACGAATGAGATCTGTCAACGCCAAAGGTGAGCTGCAAGTGTCAAGGGTGGGCTGGTTCGGGGCAAGCCCTGGGAATGGCCGAGAAGGGCTTTTTAGTGCTGTTGGGTTAGCCCGTTCTGGTCAAAAAAATCCCTCCTCTTTGGTAGAAAGCTGTTGACCACTCCCAGTAAAGCTGTTCATTTGGAATCAGACGCGGTCATACATAACTGCTGTGTAAGTGCGCTTATGTTCAACCGGTACGGTACAGTCCAAGTGATTTTCCTCTGCCGGGATACTGTACTGGTAATCCGGCGGGAAAGCCGTCCCAAGCCTCTGGTCGGTGTCCGGCGTTGTTTTGCGTTGGAGGGACGCTTTTTTGCGCTGTTCGGGCAATGCAGGGTGCCCCAATGCAACGGCAACACACAGGCCAAATCACCCCAATAATCCACTAGCTCTCCTAGACACCCCCAAACACCCTGTGCGGACACCCTCAGGCACCTGTGGGCAATGCCCGGGCGAGCGTGGGATAGCGGTAGCAGGCGGCCCAGCAGGAGCAGCCGACAAAGTGACTGCCTCATAAAACGGCAGGTTCTTGGGACTTGACATAAGATTGGTTATGGAATAAAAGTAAGGTGCCGGTGATTGGCCCGTAGGCTTACCAGCAGGGGGGACGTCCCATGCTGGTGTGTAGGCCCTGGTAAGGCTATCCCTGGATTTCTGTCGTTTCCTTAGAGCCGTTTCATTACGTTATTATAGGGCTTATATAAGGGTACCCTGCCCCGATCGCCATCATATTATTGTCACCGACAACGTTTAGTATATGCAAAACCCTTGCTCCGCTGCGGCTTTGCATATACTAAACGTTGTCGGTTTATTATTTTGTTTTAAACTTTACTTCATATGGTTTAAGCGGATAACCATCAGTTGACGTAAAGCCCCGGTCCGTGAGAATAAATTCATAATCAAAAGCAGGTTTTAAATCCACCTTCAAGGTTAGTGTCTTCCTGTCTTCTGAATAGCCAGTTATACTGCTGATAGGAAAGTGCTCTTTGCCTTTTGGCCCCAAGCTAATAGAGTAACCTTTGCTCATGGGGGCGGAAAAAGTCACTACTATTTCTTTCACAGCAGCATCTACCAAGGCATCGCCGTTTGACAATGGTTCAATTTTTACTACATAAGGCTTTTTAGCTTGGAATTGATTAACCAGTTCTGCTTTATTGATTGGTTCCGGATAGTAGTGTGATTTTCTCAGGAAGTTCTCCACTGCTACTTCATCCGAGTAGTTAAGTTGAATAATATCTTTTATGGCCTGCTTTTTATTAGTGGCATGATGATAGTATGATTTACTGATAGTATATCCCATAAAATAACCCAAGTCGCCGACAGTGGTCGAACTGGCACCATTGTAAAGCCAGTTACCCGTAGCATTGGTGAACATCTCTTCTTTAAACTTTCCTTTTAATTCTTGCTCATGCGCTTTGCCGTATTGCAGGTAATTATTTTGCAGGGGCTTACCCATCACTAACTCTGTTATAAAATCGCAGGAGCCTTCAGCAACAGCCTTCGCGAGTAAATCGGTGGCTTTCCCAGTTTGTTGGGTATGGATATACTCATGGATGTTTAAGGGAATGATAGTACCCAAGCTTTGCTCTTTGAACACTCCTGCTAACCATTTGGAGGTTTCGGTGGATAAATCCGATACATCCGTTGTTGCTGTCCCGGTGGCAATTTCAGTACCAATCAGAACTTTGTTATCCTGGATGGTGCCACCGGAACGCAAGCCCCCGACAGTAAAATACATTTGGGCCTCTTTCAGGTCGGGATAAAGCTTTTTCAGTTTCTTTATGCTTTTATCGATGTCTTTGGCCTTTGTTTTTGCTGCTAACGTGTTGGGGCGTACAGAACTCCAAAACTTAGGCGATTGATTAATTAACTTGACCCACAAATCTGCCGAATAGTCTCGGGCCTTCATGAACGCCTTCAAACCTTCTGTACCTTTGCCAATGTAAAGGGTTTGAATGAAATACTTTTGTTTGACGGTATCCTGAGTAGACTTTATACTGTCGTAAGCAATCCAGAAATTATCTATATCGCTTGTAATGACTTTTTTATTCGTACCCTGGCCGATTACGTTCAGTGCGATTGCTAAAAAGAATAAGGTTGTTAAAAGTACTCTATTCATGGGTTAAATGATTTATCTGAATGGCTTACAACGTACTGGGCTCGTATGTTAGCGGCAGTTGATTAAATTAGGCAAAGGAAACGAATTAACAATAAACCAAAAACCAGATAGAAGGGATAGGGTGTACTTGGCCAGACACATATCGATGATGTCGTCGTTTAGAATCTCCACCCTTCTATCAACTTTCTTAGAGCCTGGACAGTACCTGGGTCCATTTCAACGAGACCGAATCAAAAGCGAGCAAAGGCGATAAAGAGAGTTACCGGTTTTAAATGTACGCCAATGAAACCACATGTACTAAAGCAGGCCCTGGGAATAGACGTGGCCAAAGACTCTCTTTCCCTTTGCTTGGGCACCCTGACGCAGGATCTGGAAAAGCAGTTTGTTGCCGGTGGTGACGTGGCCAATGACCCCAAAGGTTTCCAAAGAATGGAGAAATGGCTAGCCAAGCTCGAAGTCCACAAGGAGAAACTGGTGGTCGTGATGGAAGCCACCGGGGTATACCATGAGGCCCTGGCGCTGTACCTGCACCAGAAAGGATATGCCGTCAGCGTGATGCAATCAGGACGGGTAAAGCGCTACGCCCAAAGCCTGAGCCAGCGCTCCAAGACGGACGCCCTGGACAGCCGGATGCTGGCCATGCTGGGCTGCGAGCGGAAACTGACGCCTTGGTCCCCACCGGACGGGACGCTGCGGCACCTGAAAGCCCTGAGCAGGGAGCGCTCCTTCCTGCTCAAGGAGAAAAACGTGGAAAAAAACCGGCTGCACGCAATAGAAGCCTCTGCCTACGGCAACCCACGGGAGGTAAAGCGCCAGGCAAAGCGGCTGAAGCTGGTGGAGGCGCAGCTCCAGGAAATCGAGGGGGAGATGAAAGGGCTGGTAGCGCAGGATAAAGCTCTGGCCGGGAAGATCCAGTGCCTGGAAAGCATACCGGGGGTATCTTTCATCTCGGCGGCGACGGTGGTTGGGGAGACCTGCGGCTTCAGCGAGATCACCAGCGCAAAGCAGCTGGCAAGCTATGCCGGGTATGATGTGGTGCTGAAGGAATCCGGCGCTTTCCGGGGCGACACCAAAATAAGCAAGAAAGGGAACAGCCACATCAGGAGCATACTCCACATGCCTTCCATGACGGCCGTGCGGGTCAATCCGACCCTGAGGCAGTTCTACACCCGGCTAAAGCCCAACAAGGCAAAGCCTATAGTGGCCCTGGTGGCGGTACAGCGAAAACTGCTGCTGCTCATGTACAGTCTGTTCAAGAGAAATGAGTACTACGACCCGCTATTTGAAATAAAAAAACAGCAAGGGCCGAAACCCTTGCTGCACAGGATAGAGGCAATTTAAAAATTGACATCTTCCTAAGTTAGTTTGTCTAGATAAAC
This region includes:
- a CDS encoding JAB domain-containing protein translates to MTYRSKVKASPRAKITCSEDTYDLLLKNWDPGKLELVEHFKVLLLNRAKQVLGTYELSSGGIAGTVADPKLIFVSTIKACASGVILCHNHPSGNRQPSPADIQLTKKVKEGGALLNIAILDHIILTSGGTSPWQTKGSCSPFFVIWEIKGKQLSAILSHCPKCTCPHCFCSVLFKRAKG
- a CDS encoding helix-turn-helix domain-containing protein yields the protein MNAINSVSEFHRLLSLPEPRHPLVSVIDLAESVFLEDKVWKGFVNRFYCVALKREAKGKIRYGQQHYDYDNGVLSFTAPNQVQYLDLQHMECGSGYLLIFHPDFLLTHSLASTIYSYGFFSYAVHEALHLSAEEEADLIDILSKIDKECLRIDKHTQEIILSQIELLLNYSNRFYERQFITRKNHNHQLLTKFELLVEEYFNTDTAMQQGLLTVQRIAERMNLSPNYLSDFLRLHTGQNTQQHIHEKLIEKAKEKLSTTNLSVSEIAYALGFEYAQSFSTLFKKKTEMSPLEFRQSFN
- a CDS encoding aldo/keto reductase, whose protein sequence is MEIKKVTLGSQGLLVPSIGLGCMGMTGFEEANMYGEADEQEAFATIHRSLELGGNFLDTADLYGPLKNEQLIAKAIKGNRSSYIVATKFGWEIGDNNKVTWAINGKREYVKKALERSLKNLNTDYIDLYYLHRLDKDTPIEETVAAMGELVKEGKVGYIGLSEVSSETVKRAHAVHPITAVQSEYSLFERTVEERGILQTLHELGIGFVAYSPLGRGFLSGQIRTMDDLPENDFRRAIPRFQEAHFPKNLELVKAIETLAREKNVTPSQLALAWIMAKDIVPIPGTKRRKYLEQNIAATAIQLSGEDLSSLEGIVPLGTDTGKPYDEFSMGLID
- a CDS encoding IS110 family transposase, whose product is MKPHVLKQALGIDVAKDSLSLCLGTLTQDLEKQFVAGGDVANDPKGFQRMEKWLAKLEVHKEKLVVVMEATGVYHEALALYLHQKGYAVSVMQSGRVKRYAQSLSQRSKTDALDSRMLAMLGCERKLTPWSPPDGTLRHLKALSRERSFLLKEKNVEKNRLHAIEASAYGNPREVKRQAKRLKLVEAQLQEIEGEMKGLVAQDKALAGKIQCLESIPGVSFISAATVVGETCGFSEITSAKQLASYAGYDVVLKESGAFRGDTKISKKGNSHIRSILHMPSMTAVRVNPTLRQFYTRLKPNKAKPIVALVAVQRKLLLLMYSLFKRNEYYDPLFEIKKQQGPKPLLHRIEAI